In Actinoplanes derwentensis, the following proteins share a genomic window:
- the fxsA gene encoding FxSxx-COOH cyclophane-containing RiPP peptide has protein sequence MHTSQEGEQPQEWRSVLTDLSEVPLADLLAQDDSVLAQAVRRVTADTTRGEPIAGFNSAL, from the coding sequence GTGCACACGAGCCAGGAGGGCGAACAGCCGCAGGAGTGGCGCTCGGTGCTGACCGATCTCTCCGAGGTGCCACTCGCCGATCTCCTCGCCCAGGACGATTCGGTGCTGGCCCAGGCGGTGCGCCGGGTCACCGCGGATACCACCCGTGGCGAGCCGATAGCCGGTTTCAACTCCGCGCTGTGA
- a CDS encoding DUF427 domain-containing protein, with translation MPKAIWNDEVIADSDDTVVLEGNHYFPLASVREDVLVPSETHTVCPWKGKASYYSLRADGHTAADAAWFYPDPKPDASAVRDRVAFRGGGGVLIQA, from the coding sequence ATGCCGAAGGCCATCTGGAACGACGAAGTGATCGCTGACAGCGACGACACGGTGGTACTCGAGGGCAACCACTACTTTCCCCTCGCCAGCGTCCGTGAGGACGTGCTCGTCCCGTCGGAGACGCACACCGTCTGCCCCTGGAAGGGCAAAGCCTCCTACTACTCGCTGCGCGCCGACGGGCACACCGCGGCGGACGCCGCCTGGTTCTACCCCGACCCGAAACCGGACGCCTCCGCGGTACGCGACCGGGTCGCGTTCCGCGGCGGAGGCGGAGTCCTGATCCAGGCCTGA
- a CDS encoding aKG-HExxH-type peptide beta-hydroxylase encodes MSTQPFRLSDAALTALGAGRPTADTLGTLRRAERTRQLLFLRQALRGVSGDPGWYADDPMTGLWAALPERGTRGPCGPHVLTSRCAGLTLTVRLEDTDPVRSRLGLTPTPALSPAEVAHWRTCLDRAWTVLVHRHRPAAETMAAVLRVIVPVRPDPSAEGISATSTEAFGAVAMSSPAGPDALAAGLLHETQHSVLNATHLLFDLVEPGGPAGYSPWRDDPRPAFGVLHGAYAYLAVTRFRRSEPGRAAAFEFARWRSAVAGAAAGLLAGGELTPAGVRFTSALLAEVRSWCDEPVEPEIQRLADLANADHRARWRLRNLTVAPEDTARLVAAWHAGSGPPPIAGVLTTTSGRALANSPRLPLIRAMVDGRELGGGADAACVRGDHGAAVTAYQNNWDGLALVSPHPALRHRPEVVRAAALALPGVPVGSLADWLSYCT; translated from the coding sequence ATGAGTACGCAGCCGTTCCGCCTCAGCGACGCCGCCCTCACCGCGCTCGGTGCCGGCCGGCCCACCGCCGACACGCTCGGCACGCTGCGCCGCGCCGAGCGGACCAGGCAGCTGCTCTTCCTGCGGCAGGCGTTGCGCGGGGTCTCCGGAGACCCCGGGTGGTACGCCGACGACCCGATGACCGGTCTGTGGGCCGCCCTCCCCGAGCGTGGTACCCGAGGCCCGTGCGGCCCGCACGTCCTCACCTCCAGGTGTGCCGGCCTGACCCTGACGGTGCGCCTGGAGGACACCGACCCGGTCCGGTCCCGGCTCGGCCTCACTCCCACTCCCGCGCTGAGCCCGGCCGAGGTGGCGCACTGGCGCACTTGTCTGGACCGGGCGTGGACGGTGCTGGTCCACCGGCACCGTCCGGCCGCGGAGACGATGGCCGCGGTGTTGCGGGTGATCGTGCCGGTGCGGCCCGACCCGTCGGCCGAAGGCATCAGCGCCACCTCGACCGAGGCGTTCGGGGCGGTCGCCATGTCGTCGCCGGCCGGGCCGGACGCCTTGGCCGCCGGGCTGCTGCACGAGACACAGCACAGCGTCCTCAACGCCACCCATCTGCTGTTCGACCTGGTCGAACCGGGCGGGCCGGCCGGCTATTCGCCGTGGCGTGACGATCCCCGGCCGGCGTTCGGGGTGCTGCACGGGGCGTACGCCTATCTGGCCGTCACCCGGTTCCGCCGGTCCGAGCCGGGCCGGGCGGCCGCGTTCGAGTTCGCCCGATGGCGTTCGGCGGTGGCCGGGGCCGCCGCCGGGCTGCTGGCCGGCGGTGAGTTGACCCCGGCGGGCGTACGGTTCACCAGCGCCCTGCTGGCCGAAGTCCGATCGTGGTGTGACGAGCCGGTCGAGCCGGAGATCCAGCGGCTGGCCGACCTGGCGAACGCCGACCACCGGGCCCGCTGGCGGCTGCGGAACCTGACCGTCGCGCCGGAGGACACCGCGCGGCTGGTGGCGGCGTGGCATGCCGGCTCCGGACCACCACCGATCGCCGGTGTCCTGACCACGACGAGCGGCCGGGCGCTGGCGAACAGTCCCCGGCTGCCACTGATCCGGGCGATGGTCGACGGCCGGGAACTCGGTGGCGGCGCGGACGCGGCCTGTGTGCGCGGGGATCACGGGGCCGCTGTCACCGCGTACCAGAACAATTGGGACGGCCTCGCCCTCGTCTCCCCGCACCCGGCCCTGCGGCATCGCCCGGAAGTGGTACGCGCGGCCGCCCTCGCGCTGCCGGGCGTCCCGGTCGGCAGCCTCGCGGATTGGCTCTCGTACTGCACCTGA